A single region of the Geobacillus subterraneus genome encodes:
- a CDS encoding acyl-CoA dehydrogenase family protein: protein MISFRPTEEEQAFCEVAKTIADEELRPSAHDCEQHRFVSASIVKRLHELGFLGLELPESWGGLELPLISQAQIWQVLSYGDLGIVQGLPGPGEVASLMRQTPDHPIWQSYREAGQTGMWPTVAFIDGEETIDVRRGRDGYRLNGTSVPVRRAAFADWVVVAAKDGGGEPVIFVFDERTWETVEGDFRLGLLAAGLGRIRFSEVFASTGRMLARGEEASTLLGHARARQCVLEAAKEVGLMEAALSYTIEYTAGRKAFGQEIAKFQGVSFTVAEMAFECRGARNIAWAAACRVDEQGRTAEGFAWRALARAHRSVRYVTDQAVQMLGGHGYVQEYPAEKWMRDAQAQVLLYARETDWFIRRGEQLLDERKERVAP from the coding sequence ATGATCTCATTTCGGCCGACCGAAGAGGAGCAAGCGTTTTGTGAAGTGGCGAAAACGATCGCCGATGAAGAGCTGCGGCCGAGCGCCCACGATTGTGAACAGCATCGTTTTGTAAGCGCCTCCATCGTCAAACGCCTTCACGAATTGGGGTTTTTAGGACTGGAACTTCCAGAAAGCTGGGGAGGGCTTGAACTTCCGCTCATATCCCAAGCGCAAATTTGGCAAGTGCTCAGCTATGGAGATTTAGGTATTGTTCAAGGGCTTCCCGGACCAGGTGAAGTCGCCTCGCTCATGCGCCAGACGCCTGATCACCCCATTTGGCAGTCGTATCGGGAAGCAGGCCAAACGGGAATGTGGCCGACGGTGGCATTCATTGACGGTGAAGAAACGATCGATGTCCGCCGCGGCCGCGACGGCTATCGGCTCAACGGGACATCCGTGCCGGTTCGGCGCGCCGCCTTTGCCGATTGGGTGGTTGTGGCCGCCAAAGACGGCGGGGGGGAACCGGTGATTTTCGTCTTCGATGAGCGCACATGGGAGACGGTCGAGGGCGATTTCCGGCTCGGGCTGCTGGCGGCGGGGCTTGGGCGCATTCGCTTTTCCGAGGTGTTCGCGAGCACTGGCCGCATGCTTGCCCGCGGAGAGGAGGCATCCACCTTGCTTGGGCACGCCCGCGCCCGCCAGTGCGTGCTCGAAGCGGCGAAGGAAGTCGGGCTGATGGAGGCGGCGCTTAGTTACACCATCGAATACACTGCTGGCCGAAAGGCGTTCGGGCAGGAAATCGCCAAATTCCAAGGCGTATCGTTTACGGTTGCGGAAATGGCGTTTGAATGCCGCGGGGCGCGGAACATCGCCTGGGCCGCCGCCTGCCGCGTTGACGAGCAAGGAAGGACGGCGGAAGGCTTCGCCTGGCGGGCGCTCGCCCGCGCCCACCGGTCGGTGCGCTACGTCACCGATCAGGCTGTGCAAATGCTGGGCGGGCACGGATATGTGCAAGAATATCCGGCCGAAAAATGGATGCGCGACGCCCAAGCGCAAGTGCTGCTGTATGCGCGGGAAACGGACTGGTTCATCCGCCGCGGCGAACAGCTGCTGGACGAACGGAAAGAGAGGGTGGCGCCATGA
- a CDS encoding enoyl-CoA hydratase/isomerase family protein, whose amino-acid sequence MPYETLRIERRDKGVAWLIIDNPPANAISERLMEELEKAADELEADSKVRVVVIASAHPKTFLAGADLKDMIQRGSQFAGNEAGIAEQSARMQRCFDRFAAMPKPVIAAINGYALGGGCELALACDFRLMGGGKIGLTEVSLGLIPGAGGTQRLTRLVGRSKATELIFLARRLDPQEALALGLVHRVAPPERLEEEAAAFAEQLSEGAVRAMGLAKRAIYAAEGLREDGFGIEAASFAATFKTGEPAIGLAAFFRKKQPQFLR is encoded by the coding sequence ATGCCTTATGAAACGTTGCGCATCGAGCGGCGTGACAAAGGAGTCGCCTGGCTGATCATCGACAACCCGCCGGCGAACGCCATTAGCGAACGGCTGATGGAAGAGTTGGAGAAAGCGGCTGATGAGTTGGAAGCCGACAGCAAGGTGCGCGTAGTCGTCATCGCATCCGCCCATCCGAAAACGTTTCTTGCCGGCGCGGATTTAAAGGACATGATTCAGCGGGGAAGCCAGTTTGCCGGCAATGAGGCGGGCATTGCCGAACAGAGCGCCCGCATGCAGCGTTGCTTCGACCGCTTCGCGGCGATGCCAAAGCCGGTCATCGCGGCCATCAACGGCTATGCGCTCGGCGGCGGCTGCGAATTGGCGCTCGCTTGCGATTTCCGCCTCATGGGCGGGGGCAAAATCGGCCTCACAGAAGTTTCCCTCGGCCTCATTCCCGGCGCGGGCGGCACGCAGCGGCTGACGCGTCTTGTCGGACGGTCGAAAGCGACAGAGCTTATTTTTCTCGCCCGACGGCTCGACCCGCAAGAAGCGCTCGCTCTCGGCCTCGTTCATCGCGTCGCACCCCCAGAGCGGCTCGAAGAAGAAGCGGCAGCGTTTGCCGAGCAATTGTCAGAAGGCGCGGTGCGGGCGATGGGGCTCGCCAAGCGGGCCATCTATGCGGCCGAGGGGCTTCGGGAAGACGGATTTGGCATCGAAGCGGCGTCATTTGCGGCCACGTTTAAGACGGGAGAGCCGGCGATCGGGCTGGCTGCGTTTTTCCGAAAGAAACAACCGCAATTTTTACGGTAA
- a CDS encoding Zn-dependent alcohol dehydrogenase, whose product MTKAAVLHRYGEPLTIEEVEVASPKRGEVKVKLKAAGLCHSDWHVVEGKLPLPLPIVLGHEGAGVVEEVGEGVTNVKQGDHVVLNWVPSCGRCPYCRLGRPDLCETAAQLTATGTLPDGTTRFSLGGKPVYQFLTAGAFSERTIVPEQAVIPIRRDVPFELAALIGCSVMTGVGAVIHTARVRPGSTVAVIGAGGVGFNIIQGAALAGAKQIIAVDIVEEKLAMTKTFGATHTVNAREEDAVSAVLDLTDGLGVDYAFEAIGRPETMADAYNMTRKAGTTVIVGIAAPHETVEINAFSLPSQSKTLTGSWLGQGNPPVDYPKLLDLYAAGKLKLEPLISAVYALEQINDGFAALKSGQNIRGLIRFDE is encoded by the coding sequence ATGACGAAAGCTGCGGTATTGCACCGTTATGGGGAGCCGCTGACAATCGAAGAAGTGGAGGTGGCGAGCCCCAAGCGCGGGGAAGTCAAGGTGAAACTGAAAGCGGCCGGCCTTTGCCATAGCGATTGGCACGTCGTCGAAGGCAAGCTCCCTCTGCCGCTGCCGATCGTGCTTGGCCACGAAGGAGCGGGCGTTGTCGAGGAAGTCGGAGAAGGCGTGACAAATGTCAAGCAAGGCGACCATGTGGTGCTCAATTGGGTGCCATCGTGCGGCCGGTGTCCTTATTGCCGCCTTGGCCGGCCTGATTTATGCGAAACAGCGGCCCAGCTGACGGCGACCGGCACGCTGCCGGACGGGACGACGCGCTTTTCCCTCGGCGGAAAGCCAGTCTATCAATTTCTCACCGCCGGGGCGTTCAGTGAGCGCACGATCGTGCCGGAGCAGGCGGTCATCCCGATCCGTCGGGATGTGCCGTTTGAACTGGCGGCCTTGATCGGCTGCAGCGTCATGACTGGGGTGGGGGCGGTCATTCATACGGCCCGCGTTCGCCCGGGCAGCACAGTTGCAGTCATTGGCGCCGGCGGCGTCGGCTTCAACATCATCCAAGGAGCGGCGCTGGCTGGGGCTAAACAAATTATCGCCGTCGACATTGTCGAGGAAAAATTGGCGATGACGAAAACGTTCGGGGCGACGCATACAGTCAACGCCCGCGAGGAAGATGCCGTCAGCGCCGTGCTCGACTTGACTGACGGCCTCGGCGTCGACTACGCGTTTGAAGCGATCGGCCGCCCGGAAACGATGGCGGACGCGTACAACATGACGAGAAAGGCGGGAACGACAGTCATCGTCGGCATCGCCGCGCCGCATGAAACGGTGGAGATCAACGCCTTTTCGCTGCCATCCCAATCGAAAACGTTGACTGGTTCTTGGCTCGGCCAAGGTAATCCCCCGGTCGACTATCCGAAGCTGCTCGACTTGTACGCGGCGGGCAAGTTGAAGCTTGAACCGCTCATCAGCGCTGTCTATGCGCTCGAACAAATTAACGACGGGTTCGCCGCCTTAAAGAGCGGGCAAAACATCCGCGGCCTGATCCGCTTTGATGAATAA
- a CDS encoding long-chain-fatty-acid--CoA ligase, with translation MDLRTVWTKNIEQFGPYAALIFEGKEYTNVECDARSSQLAHTLIELGVRPGDRVVVTMPNSPEVVIAFSGVVKAGAVVVPVLPLLQAQEIHYIFRDCSPKVVLTAEMLLGKVREAARDLPRSPSVLTLEPSNSPHSLWTRMEQAPSTLPEVAVADNDAAALLYTSGTTGQPKGVVLTHRNLYANAEAAAEMAKLLQTKSDRVSLGVLPISHAFGFTMMNVALLLGDRVVLLPHFEPKKVLEAIEVHRVTHTAMVPAMFHALCHAPEADRYDTSSLAACVSGSASLPPALAERFQRKFGCLILEGYGLSEAAPIVTATDPTKPIKPGSVGLPLPSVKVAVVDEQGNPLPPNKVGELIVSGPNVFRGYYGKDEETRRALRGGWLYTGDMARIDEDGYVFIVDRKKDVIIRGGFNIYPRDLEELLMSHPDVLEAGVVGVPSPRMGEEVAAYVVIRRGASVTEEELIRFCQEKVAKYKSPRFLKIVGYLPKNLLGKTDKKKLREWANEFVPAVVDRNE, from the coding sequence ATGGATTTGCGCACGGTTTGGACAAAAAATATCGAGCAGTTCGGTCCTTACGCGGCGTTGATATTTGAAGGGAAAGAGTACACGAACGTCGAGTGCGACGCCCGTTCGTCCCAATTGGCTCACACGTTGATCGAGCTAGGGGTCAGGCCGGGCGACCGCGTTGTCGTGACGATGCCGAACAGCCCGGAAGTGGTGATCGCCTTCAGCGGCGTCGTGAAGGCCGGAGCGGTGGTTGTGCCGGTGTTGCCGCTGTTGCAGGCGCAGGAGATCCACTATATTTTCCGGGATTGTTCGCCGAAAGTTGTGCTTACAGCGGAAATGCTGCTCGGGAAAGTGAGGGAAGCGGCGCGCGATTTGCCGCGTTCGCCGTCCGTGTTGACGCTCGAGCCTTCCAACTCGCCTCACTCTTTGTGGACGAGGATGGAGCAGGCTCCTTCCACTCTGCCGGAGGTGGCGGTCGCTGACAACGATGCAGCCGCATTGCTTTATACATCAGGAACAACTGGCCAGCCGAAAGGGGTCGTATTGACGCATCGCAACTTGTACGCCAATGCCGAAGCGGCAGCCGAAATGGCCAAGCTGCTGCAAACGAAGAGCGATCGTGTCAGCCTCGGTGTTTTGCCGATTTCTCATGCGTTCGGTTTTACGATGATGAATGTGGCGCTGCTGCTTGGCGACCGTGTCGTTCTTCTGCCGCATTTCGAGCCGAAAAAAGTGCTTGAAGCCATCGAAGTGCACCGGGTGACGCACACCGCGATGGTGCCGGCCATGTTTCACGCCTTATGCCATGCTCCTGAGGCCGATCGGTATGACACCTCAAGCTTAGCGGCCTGCGTGTCCGGCTCTGCCTCGCTGCCGCCGGCGCTTGCCGAACGGTTTCAGCGCAAGTTTGGCTGCTTGATTTTGGAAGGCTACGGCCTGTCGGAAGCGGCGCCGATCGTTACAGCAACCGATCCGACGAAACCGATCAAGCCCGGATCGGTCGGACTGCCGTTGCCGAGCGTGAAAGTCGCCGTTGTCGATGAACAAGGCAATCCCCTGCCGCCCAATAAGGTTGGGGAGCTGATTGTTTCTGGGCCGAACGTTTTCCGCGGCTACTATGGAAAAGATGAGGAGACGCGTCGAGCGCTGCGCGGCGGCTGGCTGTACACCGGCGACATGGCGCGCATCGATGAAGACGGGTACGTGTTTATCGTCGACCGGAAAAAAGATGTCATCATCCGCGGCGGATTCAACATTTACCCGCGCGATCTCGAAGAACTGCTCATGTCGCATCCCGATGTGCTGGAGGCGGGCGTTGTCGGCGTTCCATCGCCGAGGATGGGAGAAGAAGTCGCCGCTTACGTCGTCATCCGCCGCGGGGCGAGCGTGACGGAAGAGGAACTCATTCGCTTTTGCCAAGAGAAAGTGGCTAAGTACAAAAGCCCGCGCTTTTTGAAGATCGTTGGTTATTTGCCGAAAAATCTGCTCGGAAAAACGGACAAGAAAAAGTTGCGCGAGTGGGCGAACGAGTTCGTTCCCGCCGTTGTGGATAGGAACGAATGA
- a CDS encoding thiolase family protein, whose amino-acid sequence MREVVIVDAVRTAIGKKKGALANVHPVDLLVPVLRALVDRNGLDAGLVEDIVVGCVTMTGEQGGNIGRQAALAAGFPVEVPAFSLNRMCGSSQQAIHSAAQAILAGDMDIAIAAGVESMTRVPMGSDMGRFSRQLTSRYNIVPQGISAEMITKKWGLSREELDAFSLESHQKAAAAADGGMFAREIIPLEVRGENGTITFARDEGIRRDTSKEKLAALTPSFQPKGGVITAGNSSQVSDGAAGVLLMSSDKARQLGLRPRARIVARTVVGEDPILMLTGVIPATRRVLEKTGLRLDQIDVIEINEAFASVVKAWERELEPDMAKVNPRGGAIALGHPLGASGARLMTTLLHELEDMDGTYGLQVMCIGFGMATATIIERL is encoded by the coding sequence ATGAGGGAAGTTGTCATTGTCGATGCCGTGCGCACGGCGATCGGCAAGAAAAAAGGGGCGCTCGCAAACGTCCATCCGGTTGACTTGCTCGTCCCTGTGCTGCGGGCGCTTGTGGACCGAAACGGATTGGACGCCGGCTTGGTGGAAGACATCGTTGTCGGCTGCGTGACGATGACGGGGGAGCAAGGCGGCAATATTGGCCGCCAAGCGGCGCTGGCTGCCGGATTTCCGGTCGAAGTGCCGGCGTTTTCCTTAAACCGGATGTGTGGCTCGAGCCAACAGGCGATTCACAGCGCGGCGCAGGCGATTTTGGCCGGCGACATGGACATCGCCATCGCCGCCGGCGTGGAAAGCATGACCCGCGTGCCGATGGGAAGCGACATGGGACGGTTCAGCCGGCAGCTGACAAGTCGGTACAACATTGTGCCGCAAGGGATTTCCGCCGAGATGATCACGAAAAAATGGGGGTTGTCGCGGGAAGAGTTGGATGCGTTTTCACTCGAAAGCCACCAAAAAGCGGCCGCGGCGGCCGACGGCGGGATGTTTGCGCGGGAAATCATCCCGCTTGAAGTGCGAGGCGAAAACGGAACGATAACATTTGCCCGTGATGAAGGGATCCGCCGCGATACATCGAAGGAGAAGTTAGCGGCGCTTACGCCGTCATTTCAGCCGAAAGGCGGCGTCATTACGGCGGGCAACTCAAGCCAAGTGAGCGACGGAGCGGCCGGCGTGCTGCTCATGTCGTCGGATAAAGCCCGGCAGCTTGGCTTGCGGCCTAGGGCGCGCATCGTCGCCCGCACGGTTGTCGGCGAAGATCCGATTCTGATGCTCACGGGCGTCATCCCGGCCACGCGCCGCGTGCTCGAAAAAACGGGACTGCGCCTTGACCAAATCGATGTCATCGAAATCAATGAAGCGTTCGCTTCGGTCGTGAAGGCGTGGGAGCGGGAACTCGAGCCGGATATGGCGAAAGTCAATCCGCGCGGCGGGGCGATCGCCCTCGGCCACCCGCTCGGCGCGAGCGGCGCCCGGTTGATGACGACGCTGCTGCATGAACTCGAGGACATGGACGGGACATACGGACTGCAGGTGATGTGCATCGGCTTTGGCATGGCGACCGCCACGATCATCGAGCGGCTGTAA
- a CDS encoding SDR family NAD(P)-dependent oxidoreductase — translation MSSWAELLKGKVAVVTGASRGLGRADALALAEAGADVVITDILLESDEESRQTAQKYGPLSQVMQSTKVVYAEKTAEEIRVMGRRAMALKLDVTDREQVKEVFARVKEEFGSIDILVNNAGTLDHVSQIEKQNDAFWERDLRVNLTGTYNCTKAVWPYMKEQGWGRIINMSSVAGTLGGFGQASYSATKGAVLSFTKSMALEGARYGITVNAIVPGIINTEAFRMGNPKMNERMIQRTAFRRPGEPEDVANAIVFLCSDKAKYITGIGLNVSGGIELFTF, via the coding sequence ATGTCATCATGGGCGGAACTGCTGAAAGGAAAAGTGGCGGTCGTCACCGGTGCTTCGCGGGGGCTGGGGCGCGCGGATGCGCTGGCGTTGGCGGAAGCGGGGGCTGATGTCGTCATTACCGATATTTTGCTTGAATCGGATGAGGAAAGCAGGCAAACGGCGCAAAAATACGGACCGCTCTCCCAAGTGATGCAAAGCACGAAAGTTGTGTATGCGGAAAAAACAGCGGAAGAAATCCGCGTCATGGGGCGGCGGGCAATGGCGCTCAAACTGGACGTCACCGACCGCGAACAAGTGAAGGAAGTGTTTGCCCGCGTCAAAGAGGAGTTCGGATCGATCGACATTTTGGTCAACAATGCCGGCACGCTCGACCACGTTTCGCAAATCGAAAAGCAAAATGATGCGTTTTGGGAGCGCGATTTGCGGGTGAACTTAACCGGCACGTACAACTGTACAAAAGCGGTTTGGCCGTACATGAAAGAGCAAGGATGGGGACGGATCATCAACATGTCGTCCGTCGCCGGCACGCTTGGCGGCTTCGGCCAGGCGAGCTATTCGGCGACAAAAGGAGCGGTGTTGAGCTTTACGAAAAGCATGGCGCTTGAAGGAGCGCGCTATGGCATTACAGTGAACGCCATCGTGCCGGGCATTATCAACACGGAAGCGTTCCGCATGGGCAACCCGAAAATGAACGAACGGATGATCCAGCGCACGGCGTTCCGCCGCCCGGGTGAGCCGGAAGACGTCGCCAACGCCATCGTCTTCCTTTGCTCGGATAAGGCGAAATACATTACGGGGATTGGATTGAATGTTTCCGGCGGCATTGAATTGTTTACGTTTTGA
- a CDS encoding acyl-CoA dehydrogenase family protein — MISFTLSPQQKQIKELVHWFAKHEVRPLALEADRLGRVPEEWLQKVNKMGIQLNTSSFGGGRSAPATEQKPEKKEREGNRVAVIAAEELAWGCPAITLSLPGPGLGGPPIQSSGTPEQKQRFLSIFTKDEPRWGAYALTEPEAGSDASGIRTTARKVDGGYVLNGQKIFITNGARASWVVVFATVDPKLGRAGHRAFVVEKGTPGFSAARTVHKMGLRANETAELVFEDCFVPAENLLGGEELYSAAAHQPSGFQVAMKTFDSTRPIVAAMAVGIARAAYEYTLEVVKREYPKQGRLYYEAAELLAEAEQEIDAARLLTWEAAWKGDIGEANAMEAAICKAVAGKMALRVCAMCLELLGPVGLDGHLVEKLYRDVKVFDIFEGTQQIQRLVTARRLYAPYGVHV; from the coding sequence ATGATTTCGTTTACCTTATCACCGCAGCAAAAACAGATCAAAGAACTCGTCCATTGGTTCGCCAAACATGAAGTGCGCCCGCTTGCCCTCGAGGCCGACCGGCTCGGACGGGTGCCGGAGGAGTGGCTGCAAAAAGTCAACAAAATGGGCATCCAGCTGAACACATCATCATTCGGCGGCGGACGATCGGCACCAGCAACGGAGCAGAAACCGGAAAAAAAAGAACGCGAAGGCAACCGCGTGGCGGTGATTGCCGCCGAGGAGCTCGCGTGGGGCTGCCCGGCCATTACCTTGTCCCTTCCCGGCCCCGGCCTTGGTGGGCCGCCGATTCAGTCAAGCGGCACTCCGGAACAGAAGCAGCGCTTTTTATCGATATTCACGAAAGACGAACCGCGCTGGGGGGCGTATGCGCTGACCGAGCCGGAGGCCGGTTCGGATGCGTCCGGCATTCGGACGACAGCGAGAAAAGTTGACGGCGGCTATGTGTTGAACGGGCAAAAAATTTTCATCACCAACGGCGCCCGCGCTTCATGGGTCGTCGTGTTCGCCACGGTGGATCCGAAGCTCGGCCGCGCCGGACACCGGGCGTTTGTCGTCGAAAAAGGGACGCCGGGATTTTCGGCGGCGCGCACCGTCCATAAAATGGGACTGCGCGCCAACGAGACAGCGGAGCTCGTGTTTGAAGACTGCTTCGTCCCGGCGGAAAATTTGCTCGGCGGAGAGGAGCTGTACAGCGCCGCGGCCCATCAACCATCCGGCTTTCAAGTGGCGATGAAGACGTTTGACAGCACGCGGCCGATCGTCGCCGCCATGGCGGTGGGCATCGCCCGCGCGGCGTACGAATATACGCTTGAGGTCGTCAAACGGGAATATCCGAAGCAAGGCCGTTTGTACTATGAAGCGGCTGAGCTGCTCGCCGAGGCGGAGCAAGAGATCGATGCGGCGCGTCTGCTCACGTGGGAAGCGGCGTGGAAAGGGGACATCGGTGAAGCGAACGCGATGGAAGCGGCGATTTGCAAGGCGGTGGCTGGCAAAATGGCGCTGCGCGTATGCGCGATGTGCCTTGAGCTGCTCGGCCCTGTCGGCCTTGATGGGCATTTGGTTGAGAAACTGTATCGCGACGTGAAAGTGTTCGATATTTTCGAAGGCACGCAGCAAATCCAGCGCCTCGTCACCGCCCGACGGTTGTATGCGCCATACGGCGTGCACGTCTAG
- a CDS encoding ABC1 kinase family protein, whose amino-acid sequence MHASLETAKTTPTPDLAAIGAAIEVELAAITAGRRRRKIMATLVKNGLGMVFGDVIAHKLRGKEGDSDSLRQIGRRLRLAFEELGPTFIKLGQVLVTRQDLLPEPITVELERLLDRVPPIEFAKIQYILDRELSDGLETFEWIEETPLGSASLAQVYKAKLKDGPVVAVKVVRPTVEKLFQTDIAIIKKMAARLQKRLPPELQAALDLGGLVQDYYSSAMDELDMTGEARKMQEMKQKYERRTEHVTVPHVYEATKSVLIMEYIDGWLIKDFPVDFLTFEERVNIMIDLVHHYVQTMLDGHYHADAHGSNIMIDKRTKKAVIIDWGMTGRMDSLMAQILMRVILHIQLNQAEDAAEVFMELLTPTIYTDVVKLKDELRTLTLNYVSAHQGSSRYNYGRLVLEATAIGFRNYCKVPNGLALWAKGFSATEGTARWICPEISYGEVVEAYEIPILKSILGKRFNFRANASFVAETAEMIATFPRRFNKVLETMAENKWRMTVQLQTDPVTRNTLNQIANRLALSLIAFAIIVATGFVIASIPSGTFLGMDKTTVANIGLAASFLLVVFLCWRLFRTRKQRPWF is encoded by the coding sequence TTGCACGCATCACTTGAAACGGCCAAAACAACACCGACGCCCGACTTGGCGGCTATCGGCGCCGCCATTGAAGTCGAGCTGGCCGCCATCACGGCGGGAAGGCGGCGGAGAAAAATCATGGCGACGCTTGTCAAAAACGGGCTTGGCATGGTGTTTGGCGATGTCATTGCCCATAAACTGCGGGGGAAAGAAGGGGACAGTGATTCCTTGCGCCAGATCGGCCGCCGGCTGCGTTTGGCGTTTGAGGAGTTGGGACCGACGTTCATCAAGCTTGGACAGGTGCTCGTCACCAGGCAGGATTTGCTGCCGGAGCCGATCACGGTCGAGCTCGAACGGCTGCTTGATCGGGTGCCGCCGATCGAGTTTGCGAAAATCCAGTACATTCTTGACCGGGAGCTGTCAGACGGTCTTGAGACGTTTGAATGGATCGAAGAAACGCCGCTCGGCTCGGCATCGCTCGCTCAAGTGTACAAAGCGAAACTCAAAGACGGACCGGTTGTCGCGGTCAAAGTCGTGCGCCCGACAGTCGAAAAACTGTTTCAAACCGACATCGCCATTATCAAAAAAATGGCTGCCCGCCTGCAGAAGCGGCTGCCGCCTGAGTTGCAGGCCGCCCTTGACCTCGGGGGACTCGTGCAAGATTACTACAGCAGCGCCATGGATGAGCTCGACATGACGGGAGAAGCAAGAAAAATGCAAGAAATGAAGCAAAAGTACGAAAGGAGGACCGAACATGTCACAGTTCCACACGTGTACGAAGCGACGAAAAGCGTCTTGATCATGGAATACATTGACGGCTGGCTCATTAAAGACTTTCCTGTCGATTTTCTTACTTTCGAAGAGCGGGTCAACATCATGATCGATCTGGTTCATCATTACGTGCAAACGATGCTCGACGGCCATTATCATGCGGATGCCCACGGTTCCAACATCATGATCGACAAACGGACGAAAAAGGCGGTCATCATCGACTGGGGAATGACCGGGCGGATGGATAGCTTGATGGCACAAATTTTGATGCGCGTCATTTTGCACATCCAGCTCAACCAAGCGGAAGACGCTGCCGAAGTGTTTATGGAGCTCCTGACGCCGACCATTTACACCGATGTTGTCAAATTGAAGGATGAGCTACGGACGCTGACGTTAAACTATGTATCCGCCCACCAGGGAAGCAGCCGCTACAATTACGGCCGCCTTGTCCTTGAAGCGACGGCGATCGGGTTTCGCAACTACTGCAAAGTCCCGAATGGCTTGGCGCTTTGGGCGAAAGGATTTTCCGCCACCGAGGGAACGGCGCGCTGGATTTGTCCGGAAATTTCGTACGGCGAAGTCGTCGAGGCGTATGAAATCCCGATTTTGAAGAGCATTCTCGGAAAGCGCTTTAATTTCCGCGCCAACGCCAGCTTTGTCGCCGAAACGGCGGAAATGATCGCCACCTTCCCGCGCCGGTTCAACAAAGTGCTCGAGACGATGGCGGAAAACAAATGGCGCATGACCGTGCAGCTGCAAACCGACCCGGTGACGCGCAATACGCTCAATCAAATCGCCAACCGGCTGGCGCTTTCCCTCATCGCGTTTGCCATCATCGTCGCCACTGGGTTTGTCATTGCCAGCATTCCGAGCGGGACGTTTTTAGGAATGGACAAAACGACGGTCGCCAACATCGGGTTGGCCGCCTCTTTCCTCTTGGTCGTGTTTCTTTGCTGGAGGCTGTTCCGCACGCGCAAGCAGCGACCATGGTTTTAA